A region of bacterium DNA encodes the following proteins:
- the alr gene encoding alanine racemase, giving the protein TGMGRLGIAPAEAADFIQMAKREAGIEVASLMSHLAVADEEEGEAPTRVQFDAFRELADDLRAKGLCPPEMHCANSAGALLYPDAPGGWVRPGIALYGCPPAGAEGVSLRPVMTWKGAVIQVKEVAAGAPVGYGATYRRRSPGRIAVVSVGYADGYLRILSNRADGIVRGRRAPLAGRVSMDMLALDVTHIEGVAAGDAATLLGADKGERIPAEELAARAHTISYEILCSVSARVPRVFVARGEVVGERFLGGA; this is encoded by the coding sequence ACGGGGATGGGACGCCTGGGGATCGCGCCCGCGGAGGCGGCTGATTTCATTCAGATGGCGAAAAGGGAGGCGGGGATCGAGGTGGCCAGCCTGATGAGCCATCTCGCCGTGGCGGACGAGGAGGAGGGAGAGGCGCCGACCCGGGTGCAGTTCGATGCGTTTCGGGAACTGGCCGATGATCTGCGGGCGAAGGGGCTCTGCCCGCCGGAGATGCACTGTGCGAACAGCGCGGGGGCGCTCCTCTACCCGGATGCGCCGGGTGGATGGGTGCGGCCAGGCATCGCTCTTTACGGCTGCCCGCCCGCCGGGGCGGAGGGGGTTTCTCTTCGGCCGGTGATGACTTGGAAGGGGGCCGTGATTCAGGTGAAGGAAGTTGCCGCCGGCGCCCCGGTCGGCTATGGGGCCACCTACCGGCGCCGGAGTCCGGGCCGGATCGCGGTCGTCTCGGTGGGCTACGCCGATGGTTATCTGCGGATTCTCTCGAACCGGGCGGACGGCATCGTCCGGGGGCGGCGTGCACCGCTGGCCGGGCGGGTCTCGATGGACATGCTGGCGCTGGATGTGACCCACATCGAGGGGGTGGCGGCGGGCGATGCGGCGACGCTGTTGGGAGCGGACAAGGGGGAGCGCATCCCGGCGGAGGAGCTGGCCGCGCGCGCCCACACAATCAGCTATGAGATCCTCTGCAGCGTGAGCGCCCGCGTTCCCCGCGTGTTTGTGGCGCGCGGGGAAGTGGTGGGCGAGCGTTTTTTAGGCGGGGCGTGA